From Candidatus Methylomirabilis tolerans, one genomic window encodes:
- a CDS encoding carbon-nitrogen hydrolase, with protein MNRHTIAIAQINPVLGDLKRNLALHEKTAEEAIGRGAGLLVFPELSLTGYFLKDIVSSVALPITSPILGRLRDLSRRIDLVVGLVEESPDSLLYNAALYLSKGEIQHVHRKVYLPTYGIFDEQRYLAEGGRIRTFRAGVGRSAILICEDMWHPSTACVASLDGMEILISPSASPGRGGLEEGQSFANARAWETINRAYAQLFTCYVLYANRVGYEDGACFWGGSEVIAPSGELVAKAEYLNEQILVTEIDPGEVRRARTINPLLRDERLDVTLRELERIKREGVR; from the coding sequence ATGAATCGCCATACGATCGCCATTGCGCAAATTAACCCAGTCCTCGGCGATCTGAAGCGGAACCTGGCCCTACATGAAAAGACGGCTGAGGAGGCGATTGGCCGTGGCGCCGGTCTGCTGGTCTTTCCTGAACTGAGCCTAACCGGGTACTTCCTCAAAGATATCGTCTCATCCGTGGCCCTTCCCATAACCAGCCCCATCCTCGGCAGACTCAGGGATCTGAGTCGCCGTATCGATCTCGTTGTTGGGCTGGTGGAGGAGTCGCCCGACTCTCTCCTCTACAACGCCGCCCTCTACCTCTCAAAGGGCGAAATCCAGCACGTCCACCGCAAGGTCTACCTGCCCACCTATGGCATCTTCGACGAACAACGGTATCTTGCGGAAGGGGGTCGGATCAGGACATTTCGCGCGGGGGTCGGTCGATCTGCGATCCTGATCTGTGAAGACATGTGGCATCCCTCGACGGCATGTGTCGCCTCTCTCGATGGGATGGAGATTCTCATCTCGCCCTCTGCCAGCCCGGGTCGCGGCGGTTTGGAGGAAGGCCAATCGTTCGCAAACGCCAGGGCCTGGGAAACGATCAACCGCGCCTACGCCCAACTCTTTACCTGCTATGTCCTCTACGCGAATCGAGTCGGTTACGAGGATGGGGCCTGCTTCTGGGGCGGCTCTGAGGTGATTGCTCCCTCCGGCGAGTTGGTGGCTAAGGCGGAGTACCTCAACGAGCAAATCCTGGTAACCGAAATCGATCCCGGAGAGGTTCGGCGGGCAAGAACGATAAATCCATTACTTCGAGATGAGCGATTAGATGTCACCCTCCGAGAGCTCGAGCGGATCAAAAGAGAGGGGGTCAGATGA
- a CDS encoding cysteine protease: MAEMNGQRGMGWLPDYPDFRDHTVELDELPPRLKVLGQRDSVKVMLKKVGATTSSKALPTSIDLRSWCSPIEDQSALGSCTANAGVGVVEYFERRAFGHHLDASRLFLYKATRNLMHCTGDTGAFLRSTMGALVLFGVPPEEYWKYSIADFDKEPTAFCYAFAQNYQAIQYYRLDPPGTGKPTLLTRIKTNLAAGLPSIFGFTVYTSISQAAGNGKISCPTPGEKVAGGHAIVAVGYDNAMKIKNTNSGGVETVGALLIRNSWGTGWGDQGYGWLPYDYVLKGLAVDWWSLLKNEWVDTGAFKI, encoded by the coding sequence ATGGCAGAAATGAATGGGCAGCGTGGGATGGGATGGTTGCCGGATTACCCCGACTTTCGGGATCATACAGTCGAACTGGATGAGCTACCTCCGCGGCTCAAGGTGCTCGGCCAGCGCGACTCGGTCAAGGTAATGCTGAAAAAGGTGGGGGCCACTACGTCCTCCAAGGCGCTGCCGACCTCTATCGATCTTCGGAGCTGGTGCTCCCCTATCGAGGATCAGAGCGCCTTGGGCTCCTGCACCGCCAATGCCGGGGTGGGAGTGGTGGAGTACTTTGAGCGCCGAGCCTTCGGACACCATCTGGACGCCTCCCGCCTCTTTTTGTACAAGGCGACCAGGAACCTGATGCATTGTACCGGGGATACAGGTGCCTTCCTCAGGAGTACGATGGGGGCTCTGGTGCTATTCGGCGTCCCGCCTGAGGAGTACTGGAAGTACAGCATCGCCGATTTCGACAAAGAGCCGACCGCCTTCTGCTATGCCTTTGCCCAGAACTATCAGGCGATTCAATATTACCGGCTCGATCCGCCCGGTACCGGCAAGCCGACCCTGCTCACCCGAATCAAGACCAATCTGGCCGCAGGGCTGCCGTCGATATTCGGGTTTACGGTCTACACCTCGATCTCTCAGGCGGCCGGGAACGGCAAGATCTCCTGCCCAACCCCCGGAGAAAAGGTAGCGGGCGGACATGCCATCGTGGCCGTGGGGTATGACAACGCCATGAAGATTAAGAACACCAATTCCGGCGGTGTCGAGACCGTAGGGGCCCTGCTCATCCGGAACTCCTGGGGAACAGGATGGGGCGACCAGGGATATGGCTGGCTGCCTTACGACTATGTGTTAAAGGGACTGGCCGTAGATTGGTGGTCACTCCTGAAAAACGAGTGGGTAGATACCGGGGCGTTCAAAATTTAA
- a CDS encoding cytochrome c has translation MRVHFLSRLRCQWLCVMVMLFVVGASSTFAAEPKGTVSAQSRYDSGCARCHGASGKGNGLQAMALFFMFKMPNMADPAYMQTRSDDVLFRAIKQGKASMPSFGLKLTDPEIKDLVVYIRSFTKAPGSAKPAVTAH, from the coding sequence ATGCGCGTTCATTTTCTGTCCCGGCTCCGTTGCCAGTGGTTATGCGTGATGGTGATGTTGTTCGTCGTGGGGGCCTCTTCCACGTTTGCCGCTGAGCCCAAAGGAACGGTAAGCGCTCAGTCGAGGTACGATTCTGGGTGTGCGCGATGCCATGGCGCAAGCGGCAAAGGCAATGGACTACAGGCGATGGCGTTGTTTTTTATGTTTAAGATGCCCAACATGGCCGATCCGGCCTATATGCAAACACGGTCTGATGACGTTCTCTTTCGAGCTATTAAGCAAGGTAAGGCATCGATGCCTTCGTTTGGGCTAAAACTGACCGATCCCGAGATCAAGGACCTGGTGGTCTACATCAGAAGCTTTACGAAGGCGCCAGGGTCCGCAAAGCCAGCGGTCACAGCGCACTAA
- a CDS encoding methyltransferase, translated as MTRTMGRRETDSWLRKDESLDDLGISGLKVIQSLTGFRHSMDALLLAQWAAPRPTDRILDLGCGNGAIAFLLAHRHPDLHITGLEVQPALADRIRRGACCNGLQDRIEIVEGDLRQIKELLPAAGFDMVLCNPPYRELGRGRLSQDPEIRQAKHEMTATLQEVVAAIRYVLAPKGRAHLIYHASRLIDVLSGLRASRLEPKMLRLVHSCPGTEAELSLIEARRNGRPGLQILAPLFVYQARGGPLSADMEAIYHSLAASDVRSTVA; from the coding sequence ATGACGAGGACGATGGGCCGGCGGGAGACCGACTCGTGGCTTCGCAAGGATGAATCGCTCGATGACCTTGGCATCTCGGGCCTGAAGGTTATTCAGAGTCTGACGGGCTTCCGTCATTCGATGGATGCGCTGTTGCTGGCCCAGTGGGCCGCGCCGCGACCGACGGACCGGATCCTTGATCTCGGCTGCGGAAACGGCGCCATCGCCTTCCTGCTGGCTCATCGACATCCCGATCTTCATATAACCGGGCTTGAGGTTCAGCCCGCCTTAGCCGACCGGATCCGTCGGGGAGCATGCTGCAATGGATTACAGGACCGCATCGAGATCGTGGAGGGTGATCTCCGCCAAATCAAAGAACTACTGCCGGCAGCGGGCTTTGACATGGTGCTTTGCAATCCGCCGTATCGAGAACTCGGCCGAGGGCGGCTCAGCCAGGACCCGGAGATTCGACAGGCCAAGCATGAGATGACCGCTACCCTTCAAGAGGTCGTCGCGGCCATCCGATATGTGCTCGCCCCCAAAGGACGAGCGCACCTCATCTACCATGCCTCGCGGCTTATCGATGTATTGAGCGGCCTCAGGGCTTCACGACTGGAACCGAAGATGTTGCGGCTAGTCCATTCCTGCCCTGGTACCGAGGCGGAACTGAGCTTAATTGAGGCACGGCGAAATGGACGGCCTGGACTGCAAATCCTTGCCCCTCTGTTCGTCTATCAAGCACGGGGCGGACCTTTGTCAGCCGATATGGAAGCTATCTATCACAGTCTGGCTGCCTCTGACGTACGGAGCACGGTCGCATGA
- a CDS encoding DUF3365 domain-containing protein, with product MAKQHFWIACLALGALSIYLFVSAPPPLEEKKAADAAIPVERMFEMLKAENDVVRAMWTKEVVGAGKQTGLKFDERWREADVEAGPLPALFLRETAKSLEKNPTPLSLFLGSDYPVNSANRFEGLQLEKFQMVKQTLKPQFFFMPDIQMQVAMFSDVAVVEGCIQCHNKHEQSPKHDWKLNDVMGATTWMYPSGSVSMDELLRTLAALRQSFKDAYESYLEKARKFANPPAIGEHWPAEGYFLPSSEVFMGEIAKRTAPHTLAALSSLASKPQPGSATNKEGGANIVTR from the coding sequence ATGGCTAAACAACACTTCTGGATCGCCTGCCTGGCGCTGGGCGCCTTAAGCATCTACCTGTTTGTCAGTGCCCCGCCGCCATTGGAAGAGAAGAAGGCCGCCGATGCGGCCATCCCGGTGGAACGGATGTTTGAGATGCTCAAGGCGGAAAACGACGTGGTGAGGGCGATGTGGACCAAGGAAGTAGTCGGCGCGGGTAAGCAGACCGGCTTGAAATTCGACGAGCGTTGGCGCGAGGCGGACGTAGAGGCCGGTCCTTTGCCCGCATTGTTCCTGCGTGAGACGGCGAAAAGCCTGGAAAAGAACCCGACGCCGCTCAGCCTGTTCCTGGGGTCGGACTATCCCGTCAACTCAGCGAACCGCTTCGAGGGGCTACAGTTGGAAAAATTCCAGATGGTCAAGCAAACCCTCAAGCCGCAATTCTTCTTCATGCCAGACATTCAAATGCAGGTCGCCATGTTCAGTGATGTGGCGGTCGTCGAAGGCTGCATCCAATGCCATAACAAGCACGAACAATCACCCAAGCACGACTGGAAGCTCAATGATGTGATGGGCGCGACCACGTGGATGTACCCAAGCGGCAGCGTATCCATGGATGAGTTGCTCCGCACGCTCGCCGCCTTACGCCAAAGCTTCAAGGATGCCTACGAGTCTTATCTTGAAAAGGCGCGGAAATTCGCCAATCCCCCCGCCATTGGCGAACACTGGCCGGCTGAGGGTTATTTCTTGCCGAGTTCCGAGGTGTTCATGGGGGAAATCGCCAAGCGCACAGCCCCGCACACCTTGGCGGCGCTCAGTTCGCTGGCAAGCAAGCCCCAACCGGGGTCAGCAACGAACAAAGAAGGGGGCGCCAATATCGTTACCCGGTAA
- the priA gene encoding primosomal protein N', protein MATEANYLLVDIALPVPPRRVLTYTIPPPLREQVEVGKRALVPLGPRLVTGYIVGLLSSEPVSPPGLKPIDAILDQEPLLDHHLLELTRFVADYYLTSWGLVIRAAMPPGIDRGTIRTVELIESPDLSSHPLSVDRLIKGTDKLSPLQREILTMLQTRGRMDLSSLKRRWPAKEVNALIRTLVNLDLATLVYREHMPTVRPIYRSLLDLAADRAVVQTEIDALRKRAQRQASLLEHLLQSGSKLTSAEATAIAGVSGVRRLIAKGFIRRTTEEIERSPWEETAIATDLWPTPNSAQQTAIDGLLEGLRSRTFFPALLHGATGSGKTEVYLRVIGEVVRRGKQALVLVPEIALTPVTADRFRSRFGNRVALLHSGLSPGERLDQWRRIKRGMADIVIGTRSAVFAPLSRLGLIVVDEEHDASYKQDDEPRYHARDVALTRGRMLGIAVLLGSATPSFETTHHAKEEAYRLFRLPERVENRVLPSMTLIDMREERLSRHVLSRNARYAARDSPTPPLQNEGTGGSGGRGAPLIFSERLTDAIKKTLAKGEQVLLFINRRGYARLLLCRECGFTLRCPHCSVSLIYHAADGRMRCHYCDYRERPPSGCPQCGGIACGWFGYGTQQVEAAVRMLAPDATLARMDRDTTRRRHAYRQILRDVQQGRTQILIGTQMVGKGHDFPGITLVGILSADASMQLPDFRAGERTYALLTQVAGRAGRGDRPGHVIVQTYNPEHYCILAARNHDYEALYRIERPLRERRGLPPFGFLVLLLVASSHEGHAQENAERLADLLLERAASFPDRSRGQALAIEGPAPAPLYRLKGRYRWQILAKGLDPRALRHWVKETIALLPPSEQAGIEVDVDPVDLC, encoded by the coding sequence ATGGCCACTGAAGCCAACTATCTTCTCGTCGACATCGCCCTGCCGGTTCCACCACGAAGAGTCCTGACGTATACTATTCCACCTCCTCTACGGGAACAGGTCGAGGTTGGTAAGCGAGCCCTCGTTCCGCTCGGCCCGCGTCTGGTAACCGGGTATATTGTCGGTCTCCTCTCCTCCGAACCAGTCAGTCCTCCAGGCCTCAAGCCGATCGATGCGATCCTGGACCAGGAGCCGCTGCTCGACCATCACCTGCTGGAGCTGACGCGCTTCGTTGCCGACTATTATCTGACATCGTGGGGGCTGGTCATTCGAGCGGCCATGCCGCCGGGAATCGATCGCGGGACCATCAGGACCGTTGAGCTTATCGAGTCGCCGGATCTGTCCTCGCATCCTTTAAGCGTAGATCGCCTCATCAAAGGGACCGACAAGCTTAGCCCCCTCCAGCGCGAGATATTAACTATGCTTCAGACGCGGGGTCGCATGGACCTATCATCCCTCAAGCGGCGTTGGCCGGCTAAAGAGGTCAATGCGCTCATCCGAACTCTCGTCAACCTTGACCTCGCAACGCTCGTTTATCGCGAGCACATGCCGACTGTCCGACCCATCTACCGATCACTGCTTGATCTAGCGGCTGACCGGGCCGTAGTCCAAACAGAGATCGACGCCCTTCGTAAGAGGGCACAGCGGCAAGCCTCATTGCTCGAACACCTGTTGCAATCCGGTTCAAAGCTTACCTCTGCGGAGGCTACAGCCATCGCCGGCGTCTCCGGGGTACGTCGTCTCATCGCCAAAGGCTTCATCCGTCGTACTACAGAAGAGATCGAGCGGTCGCCTTGGGAAGAGACCGCTATTGCCACAGACCTCTGGCCAACACCGAACTCAGCCCAGCAAACAGCCATTGATGGACTCCTGGAGGGACTACGCTCGCGCACCTTTTTCCCGGCGCTGCTCCATGGCGCAACGGGAAGTGGGAAAACCGAGGTCTATCTTCGAGTGATCGGCGAGGTGGTGCGGCGGGGAAAGCAAGCGCTCGTGCTTGTTCCGGAAATCGCCTTGACCCCCGTCACTGCCGATCGATTCCGCTCCCGCTTCGGGAACCGAGTCGCGCTGCTGCACAGCGGCCTCTCGCCCGGTGAGAGACTGGATCAGTGGCGTCGCATCAAGCGCGGAATGGCCGATATTGTCATAGGTACGCGGTCTGCGGTCTTCGCTCCCCTCTCCCGCCTTGGTCTCATCGTGGTCGATGAAGAGCACGACGCTTCCTATAAGCAGGATGATGAGCCGCGCTACCACGCAAGGGATGTGGCATTGACCAGAGGACGGATGCTTGGGATTGCCGTCCTCCTGGGTTCCGCAACCCCAAGCTTTGAAACTACCCATCACGCCAAGGAAGAGGCCTACCGACTGTTCAGACTTCCGGAGCGGGTGGAGAACAGGGTGCTGCCCTCGATGACGCTGATCGATATGCGCGAAGAGCGCCTGTCCCGGCATGTCTTAAGCCGGAATGCGCGATACGCGGCGCGAGATTCCCCCACCCCCCCTTTACAAAATGAGGGCACGGGGGGATCGGGGGGGCGAGGCGCCCCGCTCATTTTTTCCGAACGGCTGACAGATGCGATCAAGAAGACGCTGGCAAAAGGGGAACAGGTCCTGCTGTTCATCAACCGACGAGGCTACGCCAGATTGTTGCTCTGCCGCGAGTGCGGTTTTACCTTACGGTGTCCGCATTGCAGCGTCTCGCTCATCTACCATGCTGCAGATGGCAGGATGCGCTGCCACTACTGCGATTATCGAGAACGGCCACCAAGTGGTTGCCCTCAGTGCGGCGGGATTGCCTGTGGATGGTTCGGGTATGGGACGCAGCAGGTCGAAGCTGCCGTTCGGATGCTCGCTCCGGATGCAACCCTCGCGAGAATGGATCGTGATACCACCAGGCGGCGGCATGCGTACCGGCAGATTCTCAGGGACGTGCAGCAGGGGCGTACACAGATTCTTATCGGGACGCAGATGGTCGGGAAAGGGCACGACTTTCCAGGAATTACCTTGGTTGGTATCCTCTCCGCTGACGCCTCGATGCAACTCCCGGACTTCAGGGCCGGGGAGCGGACCTATGCCCTGCTTACACAGGTAGCCGGACGGGCCGGCCGTGGGGACCGCCCAGGCCACGTTATCGTTCAGACCTATAATCCCGAACACTATTGCATCCTCGCAGCCCGCAATCACGATTATGAAGCGCTGTATCGGATCGAGCGACCTCTCAGAGAGAGGCGTGGTCTTCCCCCATTCGGCTTCCTCGTTCTGCTCCTGGTCGCCTCTTCACACGAGGGCCACGCGCAGGAAAACGCTGAACGACTCGCCGATCTTCTTCTGGAACGGGCTGCTTCGTTCCCCGATCGGAGTCGAGGACAGGCCCTGGCCATCGAGGGGCCGGCGCCGGCGCCGCTTTACCGACTGAAGGGACGCTATCGCTGGCAGATCCTCGCCAAAGGCCTCGATCCACGTGCGCTGCGTCATTGGGTCAAGGAGACGATCGCGCTGCTCCCGCCGTCAGAACAAGCAGGGATCGAGGTCGACGTCGATCCGGTCGATCTGTGTTGA
- a CDS encoding NAD+ synthase yields the protein MIDLSLNCEFVQQILTGFIVNEVRKAGFSRIVVGLSGGVDSALSAYLGAKALGAENVWALLMPYRTSSPESREHAELVVKQLRIQSDVIEITPMVDAYFERFPESDQVRRGNKMARERMTILFDHSARLKALVLGTSNKTELLLGYGTLYGDMASAINPLGDLYKTQVRQLARHMAIPEVIVEKAPSGDLWAGQTDEAELGFTYEEVDRILYLMVDRRYDIPDLIAAGFDERFVRAVLAKVQASQYKRRPPLIAKISARTIDRDFRYPRDWGK from the coding sequence ATGATCGATCTCTCCTTGAACTGCGAATTCGTCCAACAGATCCTGACCGGGTTTATCGTCAACGAAGTTCGAAAGGCCGGGTTCAGTCGTATCGTGGTTGGACTTTCCGGCGGGGTGGATTCAGCGCTCTCCGCATATCTCGGGGCCAAGGCCCTCGGCGCCGAGAATGTTTGGGCCCTCCTGATGCCGTACCGGACCAGCAGTCCGGAGAGCCGGGAGCACGCCGAACTGGTGGTGAAGCAACTCCGCATCCAATCGGACGTCATCGAGATCACGCCGATGGTGGACGCCTATTTCGAACGGTTCCCAGAATCGGATCAGGTCCGCCGCGGCAACAAGATGGCTCGCGAGCGAATGACCATTCTGTTCGACCATTCAGCCAGGCTCAAGGCCCTGGTCCTGGGGACCAGCAATAAGACGGAGCTGCTGCTGGGGTATGGTACACTATATGGCGATATGGCCAGCGCCATCAACCCCCTGGGTGACCTGTACAAGACCCAGGTCCGGCAACTGGCGCGCCACATGGCTATCCCGGAGGTCATCGTCGAAAAGGCGCCCAGCGGTGACCTCTGGGCTGGGCAGACTGACGAGGCGGAGCTCGGCTTTACCTATGAGGAGGTCGATCGGATCCTCTACCTGATGGTGGACCGCCGGTACGATATCCCCGATCTTATTGCGGCCGGCTTCGACGAACGATTCGTCAGAGCCGTTCTCGCCAAGGTCCAGGCCTCCCAGTACAAGCGGCGCCCTCCCCTCATCGCCAAGATCTCCGCCCGCACCATCGACCGCGACTTCCGTTACCCCCGCGACTGGGGTAAGTAA
- a CDS encoding cytochrome c3 family protein — MRAIAGGPRKWQNRAYLTGFCLGFALLAFTVLPVGEWFHAKGSMNTGHGKLACAACHKNAPGSFRQQIQANLRHALGRREGPAPFFGRLPVGNADCMACHERPNDRHPVYRFLEPRFSQAREKLRPHQCVSCHAEHQGRRVTLAETGYCVNCHKDTRLKKDPIDVSHADLIAGKQWDSCLGCHDFHGNHIMQTEKSVDKRTPTEKIRAYFDGGPSPYGTTLHYKAKQDGQDG; from the coding sequence ATGCGAGCGATAGCGGGAGGGCCAAGGAAATGGCAAAACCGCGCCTATTTGACCGGCTTCTGTTTGGGATTTGCGCTCCTGGCGTTTACCGTGCTTCCCGTCGGGGAGTGGTTTCATGCGAAAGGATCCATGAATACAGGCCACGGCAAACTTGCCTGCGCGGCCTGCCACAAAAACGCACCGGGCAGCTTCCGCCAGCAGATTCAGGCCAACCTGCGCCATGCCCTTGGTCGGCGCGAAGGGCCCGCCCCCTTCTTCGGACGGCTTCCCGTGGGTAATGCGGACTGTATGGCCTGTCACGAGCGGCCCAATGACCGCCACCCGGTCTATCGCTTCCTCGAGCCCCGTTTCAGCCAGGCTCGGGAAAAGCTGCGTCCCCATCAGTGCGTCTCCTGCCACGCGGAGCACCAGGGCAGGCGTGTCACGTTGGCAGAGACCGGCTATTGCGTGAACTGTCACAAGGACACCCGCCTAAAGAAAGATCCAATCGACGTGTCCCATGCGGATTTGATCGCCGGCAAACAATGGGACTCCTGCCTGGGCTGCCACGACTTCCACGGCAACCACATCATGCAGACTGAGAAATCGGTCGACAAGCGAACGCCGACAGAGAAAATCCGCGCCTATTTTGACGGTGGGCCCTCCCCGTACGGCACAACCCTTCACTACAAAGCAAAACAGGATGGTCAAGATGGCTAA
- a CDS encoding carboxypeptidase-like regulatory domain-containing protein produces the protein MLRTGWHMLRFTGTGILLTATLAFIGPISADAGLVSGRVNDTKGKFQAGGTFRVKDSEGKVVNDRVKTDERGGYSIFLPPGIYTVEFSDGRGAVIQSHPEPLQQNIYLK, from the coding sequence ATGCTGAGAACAGGGTGGCACATGCTCAGGTTCACTGGCACCGGCATCTTGCTCACGGCGACCTTGGCCTTTATTGGGCCGATCTCCGCCGATGCCGGCTTAGTATCCGGGCGCGTCAATGATACGAAGGGGAAATTTCAAGCGGGGGGGACTTTCCGCGTGAAAGATTCAGAGGGTAAGGTGGTCAACGACCGCGTGAAGACGGATGAGCGCGGGGGGTATAGTATTTTCCTGCCTCCTGGCATCTATACGGTGGAGTTCAGCGATGGCAGGGGCGCAGTGATCCAGAGCCATCCGGAACCGCTTCAGCAAAATATCTACCTCAAGTGA
- the glgX gene encoding glycogen debranching protein GlgX yields the protein MTVVAVKKLLQVEKGSPHPLGAIPDRDGVNFSLFSENAAGVELLLFERHDAPEPFQVIQFDPFVNKTFHFWHVYVRGLRPGAHYAYRVDGPWDLGAGHRFDRKKVLIDPYARGNTNSLWQRVDACGPANNLRTSMRSVVIDMSGYDWEGDRPLNRPMEETIIYELHASGFTKSPSSGVTHPGTFSGIIEKIPYLKELGITAVELLPVFDFDETDILRVVDGTPLHNFWGYSTMGFFAPQSAYCVSPESGSHLQEFRDMVRALHKAGIEVILDVVFNHTDEGNHQGPVFSFKGIDNRVYYFLVPSDRQFYLDYSGCGNTVNCSRPIAQKLIIDCLRYWVRETHVDGFRFDQGSILSRGEDGSPLPYPPVVWQIELDEELADTKVIAEAWDAAGLYQIGHFPGDRWAEWNGRYRDDIRRFVKGDPGLIGAVASRLAGSADLYQSHGELPINSINFITCHDGFTLNDLVSYKEKHNEGNGEGNRDGINDNLSDNCGVEGETDDAAVEVLRERQIKNFATILLLSRGVPMILAGDDVRRTQKGNNNAYCQDNEVGWFDWTMTQRYHEMFRFWKRMIEFRRTHSTLRRRFFFNGAVNERGLADVAWHGCTLNQPGWSDPDARALGMTLGGFDGDADIHVMLNMYWKSLEFEIPPAPGRRWFKAIDTAAPSPHDIANPGDEVEFAGNVCSVQGRSIVVLVSR from the coding sequence ATGACGGTCGTCGCTGTCAAGAAACTACTTCAAGTAGAAAAGGGATCGCCTCATCCGCTCGGGGCCATCCCCGATAGAGACGGTGTGAACTTCTCGCTATTCTCGGAGAATGCCGCCGGCGTTGAACTCCTCTTATTCGAGCGGCATGATGCCCCCGAACCGTTCCAGGTCATCCAATTCGATCCCTTCGTGAACAAGACGTTCCATTTCTGGCATGTCTACGTGCGGGGGTTGCGGCCTGGCGCGCACTACGCGTACCGGGTGGACGGTCCTTGGGATCTCGGCGCAGGACATCGTTTTGATCGGAAAAAGGTACTGATCGATCCATACGCCAGAGGCAACACGAACAGCCTCTGGCAGCGCGTGGACGCCTGTGGACCCGCGAACAACCTCAGGACCTCGATGCGGTCGGTCGTAATCGATATGTCGGGGTATGATTGGGAAGGGGATCGGCCCCTCAATCGACCCATGGAGGAAACGATCATCTATGAGCTGCATGCGAGCGGATTCACCAAGTCGCCCTCATCTGGGGTCACGCACCCCGGCACCTTTTCGGGCATCATCGAGAAGATCCCCTACCTCAAGGAGTTGGGTATCACTGCAGTAGAATTGTTGCCGGTGTTTGACTTTGACGAAACGGACATCCTCCGTGTGGTAGATGGCACGCCTCTCCATAACTTCTGGGGATATAGCACCATGGGATTTTTTGCGCCGCAATCCGCCTATTGTGTCTCCCCGGAAAGCGGCTCCCACCTACAGGAGTTCCGCGACATGGTGAGGGCGCTGCACAAGGCCGGCATCGAGGTGATTCTGGACGTAGTCTTCAATCACACGGATGAGGGAAACCATCAGGGACCAGTTTTCTCCTTCAAAGGGATTGACAACCGCGTCTACTACTTCCTGGTACCGTCGGACAGACAGTTCTATCTCGACTACTCGGGGTGTGGAAACACGGTCAACTGCAGCCGCCCGATCGCGCAGAAGCTCATCATCGACTGTCTGCGGTACTGGGTTCGAGAGACCCATGTGGATGGATTCCGATTCGATCAAGGGTCTATTCTGTCTCGGGGCGAGGATGGCAGTCCCCTCCCTTATCCGCCGGTTGTGTGGCAGATCGAGCTGGATGAGGAGCTGGCGGACACGAAGGTGATTGCCGAGGCGTGGGATGCCGCCGGACTGTACCAGATCGGCCATTTTCCCGGCGACAGGTGGGCCGAGTGGAATGGTCGCTATCGCGACGATATCCGCCGCTTTGTCAAAGGAGACCCAGGACTGATCGGCGCCGTGGCATCGCGGTTAGCGGGAAGCGCCGACCTCTATCAATCACACGGAGAGCTCCCCATCAATAGCATCAACTTCATCACCTGTCATGACGGCTTTACCCTGAACGACCTGGTCTCTTACAAAGAGAAACACAACGAGGGGAATGGAGAGGGCAATCGGGACGGCATCAATGACAATCTGAGCGACAACTGCGGCGTGGAGGGCGAAACGGATGACGCCGCCGTCGAAGTGCTCCGAGAGCGCCAGATCAAGAACTTCGCGACGATCCTGCTACTCTCACGCGGGGTGCCGATGATCCTGGCAGGCGATGACGTTCGGCGGACGCAGAAGGGCAACAATAACGCCTACTGCCAGGATAATGAGGTCGGGTGGTTTGACTGGACCATGACGCAGCGGTATCATGAAATGTTTCGCTTCTGGAAGCGGATGATCGAATTTCGGAGGACTCATTCCACCCTCCGCCGGCGTTTCTTCTTTAATGGGGCGGTTAACGAGCGAGGCTTGGCGGACGTCGCCTGGCATGGCTGCACATTGAATCAGCCCGGGTGGTCCGATCCGGACGCCCGGGCTCTGGGGATGACCCTTGGCGGGTTTGATGGCGACGCGGACATTCACGTCATGCTGAACATGTACTGGAAGAGCCTCGAATTTGAGATCCCACCGGCGCCCGGTCGGCGTTGGTTCAAGGCGATCGACACGGCTGCGCCCTCGCCCCACGACATCGCGAATCCAGGGGATGAGGTGGAGTTCGCTGGTAATGTCTGCTCGGTGCAGGGGCGGAGCATCGTCGTGCTGGTCTCGAGGTAA